The genomic stretch TCTTGCTTCCTCTTGGAGGAGGGCTGCAGCCTGCACCctgcaggggagagagagcaggAGGGGACGGAGACATGGGTAGCTTCGCTAAGCTGGCGAAGAGGGCGGTGGAGACGGACGCGCCGGTCATGGTGAAGGTGACGAATTTCTCCTACCTCGTCGAAATCGCATCTTGACTCTGGAGTTTCTTGGGCTTCCTTGGTGAGTTCTTTCTAATAAGACGTCCCTTTTTCAGATACAAGAACTGCTTCGAGGGGCCACGGATGTCATGTCGCTTGCGCAGGTATATGACCATAATTTTCTCGATTTGGCTGTGCAATGGTTTCCTGCTTTGTGATGTTATTTAAGGTTAATGGAACAAGCACGAAACGGAAAGTCAAACGAAAGCAGAACGGATTAATGGGAGTCGATCATCTTATAGCAATTCGCTCCCAAATGGTTTCTGTCAATTGTTCAAGTTGAAATGTACTACTGTAGTTCGGTACAGTTCATTTGCTACGTTTCGTGTAACAAATCATACTGTTTTTACTTGCTATTCCTGAATAGTTCTTATGTTGCCGAAGTGGGACATTCGTATGTAATCTAACTAGTGACATGCGTGTCTTTTAGTGTCCTATTAGCATGACCCGACCATATGATATTTATTTCTGAGAAATTCGTTTCTGTTcttcactttttgtaaatcCTGAATGCAGGGAGTTGTTTACTGGCAACCTCCTGAGTCAGCTCTGGATAAGATCGAAAAAATCGTCAGGGAACCAACAGTCAGTAAGTATGGTTCTGATGATGGACTTCCTGAGCTTCGAGAAGCACTTCTCGAAAAGGTAACTTctttttatcatagaatatataatatattttgcCCATACACTGACTAAAGCAGGCCATGCTCTTGAGTATTACCACATTGCCATGCCTTTGTCATTGGGAACTAGGGATCCTGCTTCTAAACCACTACACCGTAACCAAATTTTAATAGAGATATTTGATCTTAACTCACAGTCGCATCAGCAATCTCAAGTGACCGATGCAATGGTTCAGAAATTACTTTGTCAAAACAAAGGTTCCAAAAAATCTTTTTGTTCCCAGAGTTACATTCCTGGGAAGCATCTAATTTTCTGAATATTGGCAGAGTGTGTCATAAAACTCTCTATTCATCAACTGAGAAATGGGAACAATATTCATTATTGTGAGTTTGTGACTCCTCTGGAAATTCAGAAGAGAAATTCATGGTGGTGCTAAGAGTTGCAAAGTCTCTCTGCCATGTTGTTTGTCTAACAGTTGAGATGAAATCCTGAGATGATTTAGGTGCTCTAACCGTTAGCCTAAATGCTCCACATCGCACAGTTATCTTTAGAATTTGTTCCACCGTTTTGTCACCTACTGGGCTAAGATTTTTATTGCTGTTTGGACCACCAATGTGTTAAAATTAGTACTGCATTGCAAGCATCTTGTATATCTTTCCTGATGTCTACTGTATTTTTGGCAGCTACGCAGAGAGAATAAGCTTACCAAGTCATCAGTCATGGTCACTGCTGGTGCAAATCAGGTAAAAACTTACTTTCCTATTTTGCCTTGTAAAGTTTTCAAACTGGGCCTTACGTTTCCCAATTTACTTATGTTTATTACTTCTTTAGGGGCACACTCTTCCTTTCCTTTTTCACTGCTAGACCTTGAACTTGTCTTACAATCTGGTCTTTTGTTACATTGATTTTTTCAGGCTTTTGTGAACTTGGTCCTCACTCTTTGTGATGCTGGTGATTCTGTTGTCATGTTTGCACCATATTATTTCAATGCCTACATGTCATTCCAGATGACAGGTGTTACTGACATATTAATTGGTGGTTGCGATCCCAAGACACTTCATCCTGATGTTGGTAAGATGattctcttcttctttctgtTTCATTGGAGAAATTGGTGAGATGTCTTATATCAATAGTCTGTTGTAAGAAATTTGTTGTACTTAGTGCTGGTTCAGGAGCATCTGCTTCATTGGCACATGTTCAATTTCCGTTATAAGTCTACATTATCTTTTAGCTGATGAGAAGATATGCTTTTGTAAAATACAACGCATCTAGTATAAGAAATTATGCATTGGACGTAGTTGATAATATTTCATTTTGGAAGCATACATTACAATTATGTCTAAAACTGCAGATTGGTTGGAGAAGGTTCTGAAAGAAAATGACCCTATCCCTAAACTTGTTACTGTTGTGAATCCGGGGAACCCCTCTGGAGCTTTTGTTCCCAGGCCTATGCTTGAGGTCATCTCTCTCCACTAACACTTGTGTTTGGAATCACTATCCAATATTTCCTAATATTGCATTGTCATTCCAGAGAATTTCAGATCTGTGCAAAAATGCTGGTGCATGGCTTGTGGTTGACAATACCTATGAGTAAGTCAATACTGTAAAGTGATCATTTTCACAAGCAATTATATAATCTTTTGTGGTATCTGTTAGAGAGAACTTAGAAGAGCCGGGGAATTATGGTTGTAGTCAAAGGGACAGATCATATAAgccattagagctcttctgccTCCTCTTGAATCTGTGTCCAGATGAAAGACACTCTGATGGCATATAGGATTTCTAGTATCTTTGCAGTTTCCACAAGGAAGGGAAAATCAGAATATTGTGCCCATAGGAGATTCAGAAAGTAGTCGTCCTGCACAGATATGTTGTGTGAGAATATGTCGAATACAGTTATCCTGTGTTTGTTTTTTTGGTTTAGGATAAGTTCTCTTATTCAAATTCATTCCAGCTGCCAAGCCTTTATAAATACGTTTTAGGCTCTAAACTTGGTGATGTTAAAAATAAGCCCTCCAATCACACTTACTGCTTTATACTTTATACAGGCCAGGGTTTATGTTTGCCTGAAAGAGTCAGGTGTTCAGGTCCATGTTGAGGAACTAATAGTAATTAATAAAGGACCTTTTCCCTCTAAGCTTAAAGAAACATACAAGTTTTTGTCGTGGAGCTGCGATTAGCCAACCATATTTGAAGTGGTAGCATAAAGAATGGAGTCCAAACATGTCGAGTGGAACACAGAAAGTGGCTTATTCCTTTTACTCCCTGCAAACGAATTCTGCTCCTTATTGGAATTTAGTTATGGTCTTTAGCATTTGAGCTTTGTAAGATTTGATGCTTAGGTCAGTTTTCCTGTGTCTTTTTGCAGATACTTTATGTATGATGGAATGGAGCACTATTGCTTAGAAGATACTCATATTGTCAACCTCTTCTCATTCTCAAAGGCTTATGGAATGATGGGGTGGCGTGTAGGATACGTGAGTGCATCATACTCTTCGTTTATCATTTTATTATGCTTTACTCCACTttttggctgctgctgctgttaatTGTCACTGTAACAGTAAGTCATACATGGACTGTCTGCTGCAGATTGCATTTCCAAATGAAGCTGATGGCTTCCACGATCAGCTCCTCAAAGTGCAAGACAACATACCTATCTGTGCCTCCATCATCGGGCAGCGCCTGGCGCTCTACTCACTGGAGGCTGGCCCCGAGTGGATCAAAGAAAGGGTGAAAGACTTGGTGAAAAACCGAGCACTGCTCGTGGAGGCGCTGTCCCCGCTCGGTGAGGACAATGTGAAGGGCGGGGAGGGCGCCATCTACCTCTGGGCCAAACTGCCGGACAACTGCTCCAACGATTTTGAAGTTgtcaggtggcttgcaaacaagcACGGTGTCGCTGTGATCCCTGGCAGCGCCAGTGGAGGCCCCGGATACATCCGCGTCTCCTTCGgagggctcaaagaagaagacACCAGGCTCGCTGCTGAGAGGCTAAGGCGCGGCTTGCAGGAGCTGGTGACTGATGGAATGGTACAGTAACTGGTCCCTTGGTGTAAGTAAAAACGTAGCATTGAAGTTTTACAGAACTCCAATTTTCCAATGGTATAATTCTATACCGGGATTAATTCGAGAGAAGACTATTTTCAAGAATACATTGTTCGGACGAGAGCCGGGGACAGAATAAATAAAAGGTATCCGGTCTGCAGAGTAACCTAtgttataaaatataaatagtacATATATCATCAGTGAGTACTTGTTTCTGTTTGACATTCAGTTATCTATATTACTGATGGCAGCAATTGTACACAGTCAAAAGTATAAGCAAGAATTGTGAGCTGCTCTTGACGTACAGAGCTGCCTGTTAGTAATTTGCTTGGCTTAGCTTGAGAATGAATACTAATGTCCAAATAACGTCAGCATCTGCCTGGATAATTCATAATTCAAGTGTCTGCAAGTAAGATAGATCTACTATATCTATAAAGCAGTGTTAAAAAGGACTCCTCAAGTTTGCACATAGAAATTACGGGATTAATAAAAAATGCAGTTGGATTTTAAGATAATCTAATGGTATAGATGTACTAGAAATTACCAGAAAATAGAACCAATGGTTTTTTTTAATGACCTAATAGTCTAAATCCAAAGGAAAATGTATGCCAAATATAATCTGCATTTAAACTTTTTCCGTACCTACGGTGCTGTAAGCCAAAAACTCTTCTCCTATTTTAATAAACACGTCTTCAAGGAAAAATATAAAAGTCATCAAGACCAATAAAGTTTATTTATAGAAAAGTTACAGACATCAAATTACGGTTGGAAGAATAGTTTTGAGGAAATTGTGTCAATTTATGTAATCCTTATCTTTTAAAATTGCTTCTTCTCTGAAAATTAATTCTGAATTTATAACTGAACTCACAAAAAATATTAGTTTGAATTTCATATGTGTTACTATAAGTGAAGTTACAAAATCATTTCATTTCCTCTCATGGCTAAAAACTGCCATGTTGATCCTTTGGGCCCCTATCCCATGATCCTGGCTTCAATTCGCCAGCACCGGCAGTGCAGAAGCGGCGCATCAATGTTCAGTAGTCGTCCAAATGTGGCAGCTTGCGCAGGATAACGACTCTTGCTGCTGCGCCTGCCCTGCATCCGCGCGCTGAAAGAGACGCAGCCTCGAGAGGAAATGACAAGGAAGCAAAGGAAAAACCCAGAGGAAATGCTGATGACGAATGAAGGCAACATGATACTAGTATCTGCAGGCCGTTACGCTACTGAAAAAGACTTTTGCTACGAGTTGGTAAAGCGGACGAACCGATCATCAAGAAAACGGTGTTCATTTTGGAGGCAGGGACGACGGGACGCTCCGTTGTTTTCATGTGGTCAGTGTGATGCCGGCCGGTCCGTTCTGTTGAGGCTGAGGATCGAGGAGTATAAATGGCTGCAGGAGAAAGCTGGTGAAGCACCAGCGCTGTCTTCAATTCAATACTAAGagtaagagcaagtattatggtgGACTGTAACctggctaaatgctgatgtAGATGAGAGAAGGGAGAAGAGAGAagaagcaggctgtaagcttacagctaaCTTAGACACAAtaaccaagaaactttgtgagtGAGATAAgtgggtcatgtattaatagtgaataactAACTATTATATAGGTGGGCTGGGAGAAGACTGTAAGGAACCTTACCGTCAGCAAGtgggctgtattattaaacttgctctaagtACTATTTAAGTCCCAGAATCATAGAGCAGGATGCTTATATATATTGCCATCAAGTTGGGGCTTTCTTGGTCGGGTGTCATGCCATTGTCATAACGCACAGGACGTTTGCTCCGATTTCTGGGCAAAGTTTATGAGTGGCCAGAGcacagggcttgtttagtttaaaaaaaattgcaaaacgaataccgtagcatttttgtttatatttgataaatattgtttaattatggactaacttggtttaaaaaatttatctcgcaaattacatgtaaactgtgtaattagttatttattttatctatatttaatgctttatgtatgtgtcacaagattcgatgtgatggagaatctgaaaaaattgcaaatttttttaaactaaacaagggcttGTCGTGGCTTGTCGTGAGGATACATCAAGGTCAAGCGCCCCGCTACGATAACCCAACCAACTCGCAATCGGTAGAAACACAGGGTCACTTGTCGTTAATTTGGCATTAATCGGTAGAAACACAGCTACTCCTACTAGTGACACCGTCGTAATTTCAATCTTCACCTGTTAAATGTTGCCAGTTTGCCACCCATCCATCCCAATTATTGTCAATTGTTGCCCAGTGCCGACCGCTGGCCCGGGAGTTGTACTTCCTCGATGTTGCCATTGTCACCCATCTCATCCCGTAAACGGACCAAAATCCAACGAACAGTGGCTTCACCAGCACCAGCACAAGCACAAGCAccataaggccctgtttagtttcccacccaaaaaaatttcatccatcccatcgatctttagacacatcatgaaacattaaatgtagataaaaaaataaactaattacacagtttggttgaaaatcgcgagacgaatcttttaagcctagttagtccatgattagccttaagtgctacagtaacccacatgtgctaatgataaattaattatgcttaatatatTTGTCCTCCCGTTTTctgacaaactatgtaatttgttttttattagtttctaaaaactcctcccaacatccttccgacacatccgatgtatcatgcaaaaatttttcatctccaatctaaacagggcctaagccaAGAATTAGCCATACTTTTTTGGGACACACAATAGTGTTTTTCCAGCGTCAGCATCACCAGCAACAAGCACAGAAACGAtccagctaaggccttgtttagttcgcaaaattttttaagattttccgtcgtatcgaatctttggtcgcatgtataaaacattaaatatatataaaaataaaaaataattgcatagtttacctgtaatttgtgagataaatcttttgagcctagttactccgtgattggacaatatgtatcaaataaaaacgaaagtgctacactaaCCGAACaccaaaatttttgcgaactaaacaaagcctaccaGGAAAGcttacaataaatcagcatCAGCATCATCAGCAACCAGCACAGAAACGATCCAGCTAACAGGAAAGCACGGCGTTGCACTGACTGTCGCCCGCCAAGGAAGGACTGTCGCTTGCTTATACTCGTTAGTCGTTACAGTACCTCACGTTCACAGCGCAAACTCCTAGCTTCCTCTCGATCTCTCTTTCTCAATCTCAGCGGCAGTGGGCGCGCGGGGTGGCCAAAGCCCAAAGGCCATGTGGATGCAGCAGCCACCGGTCGCGGTCGTCGTTGATCATATCGGTCCCGAGATCTCTCATGACGCACGCGCTGCTGCTACCTTTGGTGTTTGGGCGCCAAGCGCCATCCATAACTGCCAATCTCGCTCGCAGCACCAGCTAGCGGCCGCTCCGTCCCGCCCCGTGGTAAAGAGGATACGAGATCAATGCCGCAGTTTTTTCTTCAGAGGTTGTTGGGCGTCCCTGCTGGAGCGAGCGACGGAGGTTGAGGTTGAGGGCTTGAGGCCTGCAGTTGCAGCTGGCGGTCCAGCTGCCGAAGAAAACTTTGCCTGTCGCTAGAAGCCTAGAATCAGGACGGCAACACAAGATCAGACGGACGAGGACGATCGGCCCGACCGAGGCCTTCAGGCTTCAGATCCGGTGGTCTGCTCTGCTCACATCAGATGATCAGAGAACTTGTCAATTGTGGGCTTTCACTTTCAGGGGATGAATGGATCGGATAATTGTGCATTTGGGCCGAGCTCGTTTGTTTGAAATTATCCGTCGAATCTACCGTCATTTAACGGTATTTTTCTCTCGTAACACATCAGCGAACAGCAGCCAAGCGAACAGTACAATCAGCCATGCGCTGTGTGTCCTCAACTCCACTGACTTCGCAATCAAAGAACCCCATGGACATGCATGTCATTCCGGATCTGTGCAGCGAGGTAGGAGTAACAATCAAGCGTAACAGCACCCAAGACTGTACAGTACATACTCGTGCCCCGGCTCGCATGCCTGCATGTGCTGTGCTGTCTAGCGCTTGCACGCGCACAGGCCGACCGCCAGATCCACTGTAGATCTGAGAGAGAGTGTAACGTGTGGCTTCCTAGTTCCTAGTACAGTAGTACTACTACTACATGGCAGAGACGACAATACAAGCCAGAAGACACGCCCTACTGGCTACTGCTGCGACGGCAATGCGAGATCCGAGTTACAGGCAGGCAATTGGACTCTTGGGGGTTGTTTCGTGTGAGGATCCCTGCGAGACTCCTGCCCTGCGTTCCAAACGGAGCTTGACGAGTCCACGACGACGTGGGGGGTAATTACTGCAGCTCGCAATTGCGGTTGGCAGGAGGCCATATATTATTGGCCCATGAATGCCGCGCCCAGCAATTCAACGAAGAGAAGGCACACCCCCCGCAGTTATTGCGGCGAGCTGTGGCGCCAGGCCACCGGCCATGGGCCATGGCCCAAGACAAGCGAAGCAGCTGTATCGGTGGCCCCTGTGCTGTCTCCAACCCCAGCCAAGCCCGGCTGGCGCTTGCCTCcaatttcttttcttcttcttcctttcaGTTTCAATCTTCCTCAACCGTGGCGACAGTGCATGCCTGCCCCTAGCCTATGCTCGATCATCGTTCATCGGAGCAGTACGATGCCATCCTTCTACCTGCCACTGTCGTCGTGAACCACtgaagggccttgtttagttcacctcaaaaatcaaaaaattttcaagatttttcatcacatcgaatcttacggcacatacatcGAGCACTAAAtagaaacgaaaataaaaactaattacataatttacctgtaaattgcgagatgaatcttttaagcctagttactccataattgaataatgtttgtcaaataaaaataaaagtggtacagttctgaaaaaaaaagtttttagaactaaacaagacctaatttgGTCATCAGCAAAAAGTCTCCGGTTTGGTTTGCTCACCACGGTACTCCAGCTTGAAGATTGAAGGAGTACTCCGTACGTACTGCCGCGTGCTGATAGACTGGAGCCAAAGTACTGCGACCAACAACCACTAGGCACAGACACTGCAGTGCACAGCTAGCCTGCAGTTAGGTACTACCTTCGCCGCAAAagaacataggccttgtttagttctaaaaatttttgcaaaatcgacacggtagcaatttcgtttgtatttgacaaatattatccaatcatggactaactaggctcaaaagattcgtctcgtcaattccgaccaaactgtgcaattagtttttattttcgtctatattttatactccatgcatgtgtctaaagattcgatgtgacggggaatctgaaaaactctgcaaaattttttgggaactaaacaaggccataattaTAAAAATTGTATTGGTCAAAGTAGCTTAAGTTTTACCAAATATTCCCTCTTGTATCTGTAAAAAAAAGTTATTTTTGGGTATTTTTCGGGTTAGATATTtgaaatataaatcataaataacttttaagttattgaatttggaaatgtgaaaaccataatactattataaaaatatatacacaCCGCTTTTTGATACAATGTTTTTGTGAAAACAAGAAGTCAAAGTTAGTCTTTAGAGACCGTGTCGTTGTTCTAAAGAACTGTCTTTATAGGTATAGAGGAAGTATATAGTAAATAGTACAAGCATTtatgtctctaaataaatttattataaaaatatattctataactaatATAAAGATATACTTATTTTTGTCTTATTAGTGTTACTACTTTTTCATATAATCTTAGTCAAAGTTCAGATTTTTTATCTTCTCAAGATGTGAGAATAGTATTCTTTTGTAGACCTAGAaagtactcaatccatcccaaattgtaagtcgtttgacttttttaatatcaagtttgaccattcgtcttattcaaagttttgtacaaaatatcactttttttgttgtgtattggtttattaataaaagttcttcaagaatgacttaaatttgactatatttgtacaaattttttaaataagacgagtggtcaaatttagggtaaaaaaagtcaaacgacttacaatttaggatggagggagtattaggcATGGAGTTGCAACAGGGCAGCACTGTTTTTTAATCACATCACAGCCACAGGGAGCTGGAAATAAAATTGCACGGCCGGGGTGCTTCTTCACGTGCGACGGGCCATGCATACATGGTGCCAACCTGTTGGCGCTGGCAACCAGCTCGTGCTTGCCGTGCAACTGTAAACATGTCCACGTACTACCGTCCTTGTCCTTCGCCCTTCCTTGCTCTCGCTCGCTGTGGTGCCATGCCATGCAAACGCTTGCAGCCACGCACGGCGAAAACAGCTCAGACATCATCATTGGAACGCTAGAATTTCATAAAGAAAAATTGTCAAGATCTCAATGTGAAATGGTAAAAGCATTTCAATGCCAATGTGCCTTT from Sorghum bicolor cultivar BTx623 chromosome 3, Sorghum_bicolor_NCBIv3, whole genome shotgun sequence encodes the following:
- the LOC110433996 gene encoding uncharacterized protein LOC110433996, with the protein product MGSFAKLAKRAVETDAPVMVKIQELLRGATDVMSLAQGVVYWQPPESALDKIEKIVREPTVSKYGSDDGLPELREALLEKLRRENKLTKSSVMVTAGANQAFVNLVLTLCDAGDSVVMFAPYYFNAYMSFQMTGVTDILIGGCDPKTLHPDVDWLEKVLKENDPIPKLVTVVNPGNPSGAFVPRPMLERISDLCKNAGAWLVVDNTYEYFMYDGMEHYCLEDTHIVNLFSFSKAYGMMGWRVGYIAFPNEADGFHDQLLKVQDNIPICASIIGQRLALYSLEAGPEWIKERVKDLVKNRALLVEALSPLGEDNVKGGEGAIYLWAKLPDNCSNDFEVVRWLANKHGVAVIPGSASGGPGYIRVSFGGLKEEDTRLAAERLRRGLQELVTDGMVQ